The following are encoded in a window of Psychrobacter sp. P11F6 genomic DNA:
- the odhB gene encoding 2-oxoglutarate dehydrogenase complex dihydrolipoyllysine-residue succinyltransferase, which produces MADIKAPVFPESVADGTIVEWHVTEGQQVNRDDLLAEIETDKVVLEVVAPDNGVVTKIVKQVDDTVLSDEIIGQFEAGASASSDSAPAVDPDQPAAPVQAKQAADGGEPVQATDKKDEADHKDQSPAVRKAAKESGVDPKEVEGSGRGGRVTKTDMANPTLKADSSIKSDSGRPVAESMGERTEKRVPMTRLRKTVANRLLAASQETAMLTTFNEVNMKPLMDMRAKYKDQFEKRHGVRLGFMSLFVKAATEALKRFPAVNASLDGDDIVYHGFYDIGVAVSSDRGLVVPVLRDTDRMSMADVESRIRELGGLAQKGKLGLDDMTGGTFTISNGGVFGSLMSTPILNPPQTAILGMHAINDRPMAVDGKVEILPMMYLALSYDHRMIDGKEAVQFLVTIKELVEDPAMLLLDL; this is translated from the coding sequence ATGGCTGATATCAAAGCCCCCGTTTTTCCAGAATCAGTTGCCGACGGTACTATCGTTGAGTGGCATGTCACTGAAGGTCAGCAAGTCAATCGTGATGACCTATTGGCTGAAATCGAAACTGATAAAGTCGTATTAGAAGTTGTGGCGCCTGATAACGGCGTTGTGACCAAAATCGTTAAGCAGGTTGATGATACCGTGTTGTCTGACGAGATCATTGGTCAATTCGAAGCTGGTGCAAGCGCCAGTTCAGATAGTGCTCCTGCGGTAGATCCAGATCAACCAGCCGCGCCAGTACAAGCCAAGCAAGCAGCAGATGGTGGCGAGCCTGTACAAGCAACAGATAAAAAAGACGAAGCGGATCATAAAGATCAAAGCCCAGCGGTACGTAAAGCAGCGAAAGAGTCTGGCGTTGATCCTAAAGAAGTGGAAGGTAGTGGTCGCGGCGGTCGTGTGACCAAAACCGATATGGCTAACCCAACATTGAAAGCAGACAGCAGCATCAAATCTGATAGCGGCCGTCCAGTAGCTGAATCAATGGGTGAGCGTACTGAGAAACGTGTTCCAATGACACGTCTACGTAAGACAGTCGCCAATCGTCTGCTAGCAGCTTCACAAGAAACGGCGATGCTAACGACGTTTAACGAAGTGAACATGAAACCATTAATGGACATGCGCGCTAAATATAAAGACCAGTTCGAAAAACGTCATGGCGTACGTTTAGGCTTTATGTCATTGTTCGTGAAAGCGGCAACCGAAGCACTTAAGCGCTTCCCAGCAGTAAACGCGTCACTAGACGGTGATGACATTGTTTATCATGGTTTCTACGATATCGGTGTTGCTGTATCATCTGACCGTGGTTTGGTTGTTCCAGTACTACGTGATACCGATCGCATGAGCATGGCTGATGTTGAAAGCCGTATCCGTGAGCTTGGTGGCTTGGCTCAAAAAGGTAAACTTGGTCTAGATGACATGACTGGTGGTACTTTCACTATCTCAAATGGCGGTGTATTTGGCTCATTAATGTCAACACCTATTTTGAACCCACCACAAACGGCTATCCTAGGTATGCATGCGATCAATGACCGTCCTATGGCTGTTGATGGTAAAGTTGAAATTCTACCGATGATGTATCTTGCATTGTCTTATGACCATCGTATGATTGATGGTAAAGAAGCAGTACAGTTCTTAGTAACCATCAAAGAATTGGTTGAAGATCCAGCCATGTTGCTACTAGACCTGTAA
- the lpdA gene encoding dihydrolipoyl dehydrogenase produces MKDNYDLVVIGGGPGGYEAAIRAGQLGMSVACIEKRVYKGEPALGGTCLNVGCIPSKALLDSSHRYEATKHDLAEHGISTGDVAIDIEQMIARKEGIVKQLTGGVAALLKGNGVDWLQGWGTLVDGKGADKKVKFTALADEAETTITAKNVILAAGSVPIDIPVAKTDGDRIVDSTGALDFIEVPKRLGVIGAGVIGLELGSVWRRLGAEVVVYEALPSFLAAADKDIAKEAGKMLKKQGLDIRVDTKVTNAEVKGDQVVVTSETKGESSEESFDKLIVCVGRRAYSEKLLGDDSGIQLTERGLIDVNDQCKTNLDGVYAIGDLVRGPMLAHKAMEEGMMAVERIHGEKAQVNYDTIINVIYTHPEIAWVGLTEQEAEAAGFEVKTGSFNLAANGRALAQSEAEGSIKVVADAKTDRLLGMHAISAGAGDIVHQGMIAMEFVSSIEDLQLMTFAHPTISEAVHEAALSADGRAIHAIQRKKRKK; encoded by the coding sequence ATGAAAGACAATTATGATTTAGTCGTCATCGGCGGCGGTCCTGGTGGTTATGAAGCCGCTATCCGTGCAGGTCAGTTAGGTATGAGCGTTGCTTGTATCGAAAAACGTGTTTATAAAGGTGAGCCAGCACTTGGCGGCACTTGCTTGAACGTTGGTTGCATCCCATCAAAAGCACTACTTGATAGCTCGCATCGTTACGAAGCGACGAAGCATGACCTTGCTGAACATGGTATCAGCACTGGTGACGTTGCTATTGATATTGAGCAAATGATTGCACGCAAAGAAGGTATCGTTAAGCAATTGACGGGCGGCGTTGCTGCACTATTGAAAGGCAATGGCGTTGACTGGCTACAAGGCTGGGGTACGCTGGTTGATGGTAAAGGCGCTGATAAAAAAGTTAAATTTACCGCGCTTGCTGATGAAGCAGAAACGACCATCACTGCTAAAAACGTGATTCTTGCGGCAGGTTCTGTGCCGATCGATATTCCCGTGGCCAAAACTGACGGCGATCGTATCGTTGACTCGACTGGTGCACTTGATTTCATTGAAGTGCCTAAGCGTTTAGGCGTGATTGGTGCTGGCGTTATCGGTCTTGAGCTTGGTTCAGTATGGCGTCGTCTAGGCGCTGAAGTGGTTGTTTATGAAGCGTTGCCAAGTTTCTTAGCAGCTGCTGACAAAGATATCGCAAAAGAAGCGGGCAAAATGCTGAAGAAGCAAGGTCTTGATATCCGTGTTGATACCAAAGTAACCAATGCTGAAGTCAAAGGCGATCAAGTTGTTGTCACGAGCGAAACCAAAGGCGAGTCATCTGAAGAAAGCTTCGACAAACTGATCGTTTGTGTTGGTCGCCGTGCATACTCTGAGAAACTGCTTGGTGATGACAGTGGCATTCAATTGACTGAACGTGGTCTTATCGACGTGAATGATCAATGTAAAACCAATCTTGATGGTGTTTATGCCATCGGTGATTTGGTTCGTGGTCCAATGCTTGCGCATAAAGCGATGGAAGAAGGCATGATGGCCGTTGAGCGCATTCATGGCGAAAAAGCCCAAGTTAATTATGACACCATCATTAACGTCATCTATACCCATCCAGAAATCGCATGGGTTGGTTTGACTGAGCAAGAAGCTGAAGCCGCTGGTTTTGAGGTCAAAACAGGTTCATTCAATCTAGCAGCGAACGGCCGTGCATTGGCTCAAAGCGAAGCAGAAGGCTCTATCAAAGTCGTGGCTGATGCTAAAACAGATCGCCTATTAGGTATGCATGCTATCTCTGCTGGTGCTGGTGATATCGTCCATCAAGGTATGATCGCGATGGAATTTGTCTCTAGTATCGAAGATTTGCAGTTGATGACTTTTGCTCATCCAACCATTTCAGAAGCCGTGCATGAAGCTGCTCTGTCTGCTGATGGCCGTGCTATTCACGCCATTCAGCGTAAAAAGCGTAAGAAATAA